A DNA window from Solanum lycopersicum chromosome 3, SLM_r2.1 contains the following coding sequences:
- the LOC101244943 gene encoding uncharacterized protein, whose amino-acid sequence MTTRIAPGVGANLLGQHAAERNQDATAYVGNLDPQISEELLWELFVQAGPVVNVYVPKDRVTNAHQGYGFVEFRSEEDADYAIKVLNMIKLYGKPIRVNKASQDKKSVDVGANLFVGNLDPDVDEKLLYDTFSAFGVVVSNPKIMRDPETGNSRGFGFISYDSFDASDAAIEAMNGQYLCNRQITVSYAYKKDTKGERHGTPAERVLASSNPGTQKNRPHTMFASGPPTLPGVPQANGAVGAPVPPRPFANGPMPPAPVPAIRPPPMQPNIYPPMQMPPPQAWQGQPMPPPVAGGIPQQQMQFRGMPPPPPPQLAPPLNRPPPPPAAMGGNVWRPPPPPQHFNGGHHAMPHMSMQPPPPPPAPG is encoded by the exons ATGACGACACGAATAGCTCCGGGGGTCGGAGCAAACCTTCTCGGCCAACACGCGGCGGAGCGTAACCAAGACGCCACCGCCTATGTCGGTAATCTCGACCCTCAG ATTTCTGAAGAGTTGTTATGGGAGCTGTTTGTTCAAGCAGGTCCAGTAG TAAATGTTTATGTCCCCAAGGACAGAGTTACGAATGCTCATCAGGGTTACGGTTTTGTGGAATTCCGAAGTGAAGAAGATGCTGACTAT GCAATAAAGGTACTGAATATGATAAAACTTTATGGAAAACCAATACGTGTAAATAAG GCATCACAAGATAAAAAGAGTGTTGATGTTGGTGCCAACTTGTTTGTTGGGAACCTTGATCCT GATGTAGATGAGAAGCTTCTCTACGACACTTTTAGTGCTTTTGGAGTTGTTGTCTCAAATCCAAAG ATTATGCGAGACCCCGAGACAGGGAATTCCCGGGGTTTTGGTTTTATTAGTTATGATTCATTTGATGCCTCTGATGCAGCAATTGAG GCTATGAATGGTCAATATCTTTGCAATCGCCAAATCACGGTGTCCTATGCCTACAAGAAAGATACAAAGGGAGAACGTCATGGAACCCCTGCTG AGAGGGTTTTAGCTTCGAGTAATCCAGGTACCCAGAAAAACAGGCCTCACACCATGTTTGCAAGTGGACCCCCGACACTTCCCGGTGTTCCTCAAGCCAATGGTGCGGTTGGTGCTCCTGTTCCCCCACGTCCATTTGCAAATGGTCCTATGCCTCCAGCTCCTGTTCCAGCAATTCGGCCACCACCTATGCAGCCTAATATCTACCCACCAATGCAGATGCCTCCACCACAAGCTTGGCAGGGACAGCCTATGCCACCACCAGTTGCAGGTGGCATTCCGCAGCAGCAAATGCAATTCAGAGGAATGCCACCTCCGCCGCCCCCACAGTTAGCTCCACCCCTAAATAGGCCCCCTCCACCACCAGCTGCAATGGGTGGTAATGTTTGGCGTCCGCCACCACCTCCTCAGCACTTCAATGGCGGTCATCATGCTATGCCCCATATGTCGATGCAGCCACCCCCTCCACCTCCTGCACCAGGTTGA
- the LOC101259138 gene encoding calcium-binding allergen Ole e 8, with amino-acid sequence MAATDNVNNNSVSKPSLYLQNMDEVQKVFQRFDTNGDGMISGEELSGVISALGSGTSPEEVSRMMNEIDSDRDGFISLQEFAEFCKGDINSIGDGGVRELREAFDLYDQDSNGLISAAELHQILTRLGENCSVQDCTKMINSVDSDGDGYVSFEEFKKMMTTSK; translated from the coding sequence ATGGCTGCTACCGACAATGTCAACAATAACTCCGTTTCCAAGCCTTCTCTTTACCTTCAGAACATGGATGAGGTGCAGAAAGTGTTTCAACGGTTCGACACGAACGGCGACGGCATGATATCCGGCGAAGAGCTCTCCGGCGTCATCAGTGCTCTTGGATCTGGTACATCTCCTGAAGAAGTCTCTCGTATGATGAATGAAATTGATTCTGACAGAGACGGTTTCATTAGCCTTCAGGAATTTGCTGAGTTCTGTAAAGGCGACATTAACAGCATCGGTGACGGTGGCGTTAGGGAGCTTCGTGAAGCGTTTGATCTGTACGATCAGGACAGTAACGGATTGATCTCCGCCGCTGAGCTTCATCAGATCCTGACTCGTTTAGGCGAAAACTGCTCCGTTCAGGACTGTACCAAAATGATCAACTCCGTTGATTCCGACGGCGACGGTTACGTTAGCTTTGAAGAGTTTAAGAAGATGATGACTACCAGCAAGTAG